Part of the Paludisphaera borealis genome, ACGATCTCGCCGTACTTGCGGTCGGGGAGCCCGGCGACGACCACTTCACTGACGTCGGGGACCGTGTTCAAAAACTCCTCGACCTCCGGCGGGTAGATATTCTCGCCCCCTCGAATGATCAGCTCCTTCGACCGCCCGACGATCCGATAGTTGCCGTCGTCGCGTAGCCGGGCCAGGTCGCCGGTGTGCAGCCATCCCTCGGCGTCGATCGCCCTGGCGGTCGCGGCCGGATTCTTGTAGTAACCCGCCATCACGTCGTGCCCCCGGGCGCACAACTCGCCGGGCTCGCCGGGGGGGGAATCGCTCCCCGTGGCCGGGTCGACCAGCTTGACCTCGATCCCCGGCAGCGGCTTGCCCACGGTCCCAACGCGCGACTCGATCGGGTCGTCGACCGCCGTAAACGTGATGATCGGCGAGGCTTCGGTCTGCCCGTATCCGATGCAGATTTCCCTCGCCCCCATCACGGTCGTCACCTTCTCCATCAGCGGCAACGGGCACGGAGCGCCCGCCATGATGCCGGTGCGCAGGCTCGACAGGTCGTGCTTGGCGAAATCGGGATGTTCGAGCTGCGCGACGAACATCGTCGGCACGCCGTAGATCGACGTGCAGCGCTCGCCGCTGATCGCCGCGAGCGTCGCGCCGGCCTCGAACGCCGGCGCGGGAACGATCATCGCCGCGCCCGCGACCGTGCACACGGCGGTCCCCAGCACGCAGCCGAAGCAGTGATAGAACGGCACCGGCACGCAGACCCGATCGCGCTCCGTGTAAAGAAGCCGCCGGCCGACGTAATACGCATTCATCAAGACGTTACGATGCGTCAGCATCGCGCCCTTGGGCAGGCCGGTCGTCCCCGAGGTGAACTGGATGTTGAAGACGTCGTCGGCCCGCATCGGCGCCTGCCGGGCGGCGAGATCGGCGGCTGTCGCGCGCGGGCCGTTCTCAAGCTCGCTCCAGCTCAGCCATCCGGGAGACGGCCGCGCGCCGAGCGAGATCAAGCGACGGAGCCGGGGGAACCGCGACGAGGACCACTCGGGTCCGTCGGCCGTCGCCGCCTCGGGGCAAAGTGATTGGGCCATGCCGACGAAGTCGGAGCCTTTGAACGGGCTGCCGACGATCATGGTCGAGACGTCGGCGAGCCGGAGCGCCTCCTCCAGCTCATGCAGGCGGTACGCCGGGTTGATGTTCACCAGAACGGCGGCGGCCCGGGCGGCGGCGAACTGGGACACGACCCATTCAGGGACGTTCATCGACCAGATCCCGACGTGCTCGCCAGCCTCGATCCCCTGCGCGATCCAGGCCGACGCCATGCGATCCGCGCGCGCGTCGAGGTCGCTCCACGACCAGCGGACGCCGAGCGCCGGGAAGACCAAGGCGTCGCGCTCCGGCCAGGTCTCGGCCGCTCGCCGCAGCACGCCGCCCATCGTCTGGTCGTACACCCAGGGGAGGGAGTCGAGCCGCGTTCCGGTCATGGAGCACCTCGCGAGAGCCAACCGACGACGTCGTGGTCAGGATACCCAGCGCGGCGGGCGCTTTTCCAGGAACGCGCGCATGCCCTCCCGCGCTTCTTCCGAGCCGCGCATCGCGGCGCTGACGGCCGCCGCGCCGCGGAGGTCGGCGGGCTTGCCGTCGGTCTCGACGAGCAGCTTCTTCACCATCGCCTGGGCCCCCGGCGCGCCTCGGGCGTAGCGCTTGCCCAGTTCGACGGCGGCGGCGAGACATCCGTCGTCGGGCGTGATCTCGTTCACGAGCCCCCAGGCGTGAGCCACTTCCGCCGTGATCGGCTCGCCACTCAGCAGCAATTGGCGGGCTCGACGGCCGCCGATAAGACTCGTCAGGTCGTGCATGACGACCACCGGCGCGAGGCCGCGAAGCACCTCGGGATAGCCGATCCGGGCCTTGGCGACGGCTACGGCCACGTCGCAGGCGGTCATCAGCCCCGCGCCGCCGGCCAGGGCGTCGCCGTTGACGGCGGCGATCACCGGTTGGGGCAACGTGTGCAGCCGTCGGATCAGGTCGGCGAAGGCGTGCATCGCGTCCACGCCGGCCTGCTGGGCCTCGGTCGACGCGTCGTCGGCCGCCGCCTCCTTCAGGTCCATGCCCGAGCAGAACACCTTCCCCTCGCCCGTCAGAACGACCGACCGAATCCGCGGCGTCTTGGCGATCCGGTCCAATTCGTCGCGGAGCTTCGAGATCAGGTCGCGAGAGAGCGCATTACGCTTGGCCGGCCGCGCGAGGGTCAGGATCGTCACCGGGCCGTCGACGTCGGTTTTGACCAGTGCATGGGTCATGGCGCATGTCTCCTCGAACGCGGTTTGATGGGCTCCGTCGGGTTTGGGGTCTTCCAATCTCAGCTCCAGAAGCGCCGTCCCCAGGGCCTTGCCCTGCGAGTCGAGCCGGAGCGACCGGCTGGCGCCGCCTCCGAGCGCATGTTCGATCACGAAATTGAAGGCCAGCAGGTTGGGAAGCTCGAATCGCTGGACGCGACCGACGCCGAGCCCGCACAGGTGGTCGGCGACGGCCTCGGGCGTGAGGCGGTCGCGAAGCCACTGGAAGGCGGCGGGATCGCGAGCGACGACGCCGATGTTGGAGCCGTCCCCCTTGTCGCCGCTCCGCGTGTGGGCCAGTTCCCCCAGGCGAACGAATCGCGATTCAATCGACATGATCGCCCTCCCTTCCCACCCAGTCGCACGACGGTCGGACTTCGACTTGGGAATCGACCAGACCCCGAGGAACCAGGGCGGGCCAGTAGCCGAACGCTGGACGGACCGTGGGCCTCCCCGTCGCATAGCCCGCCAGGCCCGGCGGCCCCGACGTGATCAACGGCGCCAGCTCGCGACAGAACCGCTCGACCGCCGCGCGCGACGGGTCGCGAACCGTGACTCGCATCAGTACTTCCTCGGCCGGCTTCTCGGGACGGAAGACCCCTGGCGCAACGTCCCCCGCGCCAAAGCATTCGACCAGCGAATGCTCAAGCGTGAACCCAGCCCGCCGCACCCGCTCAAAGGCGAGTCCCGCCGCGAACCGGGCCTTGGCCTCGGCCGATCGGCCGACCACCGCGAGCATGCCGCTGGCCGTCCAGCCGTCTCGATACACCGCCGCCAGCTTGAGGAACTCCGACGGCCGTCGTCCCAAAGCCCCCCGCACGAGCACCCGGTCCGGCCCCTGGTCGTCGAGTGCGACGGTCGTGAAATCCACGTCCACGTCGGGCGTCCGATAACACGAGGGGTCGCCGATCTCATAAACGATCTGCTCGGTCACTGTCGCCCGCGAGACGACGCCGCCAGTCCTCTCGACCTTCGTGACGACCGTCGAGCCGTCAACGGCGACCTCGGCGATCGGGTAGCCGATCCCGGCCGGGTCGGGCATCCCGTCCCAGCCTTCCCACAAGCCGCCCGTCACCTGAGCGCCGCACTCGATCAGGTGGCCCGCGACGCTCGCGCCGGCCAGACGGTTCCAATCGTCCCACTTCCAGCCGAACCGGTCGACGACCGGACCCACGGTCAGTGAGGCGTCGGCGACGCGGCCCGTCAGCGCGATCCGCGCCCCCTGCTCCAGCGCCTCGGCGATCGGCCGCGCGCCGAGGTAGACGTTGGCGCAAACCAGGCGATCGGCGACGCGCTCGATCGGCTCGCCGGTCTCCATGTGATCGAGCGCAACGCCCTCGGCTCTCCACGACGCGATCCGACCGAGGACGTCGTCGCCGGTCACAACGCCGATCGGCATGTCGTCCAGCCCGTTGCCCGCCGCGATCCTTGCGCAGACAGCCGCGCACGACGCCGTGTTCAGGCCGCCGGCGTTCGTGACGATCTTCAAGTCGGCCTGCTCGACCAGGATCGGCGCGAGCCGTTGGAGCAAAGGCGGAAAATCGGTCACGTAACCGGCGTTCGGATCTTTCGATCGAAGGTGGCTGAGAATCGCGAGGGTCAGCTCGGCCAGGTATTCGAGCGTGAGGACGTCGAGCCGACCGTCGCGCGCGAGGTGGAACGGGGCGTCGAGCGAGTCGCCCCAGAAGCCCGCGCCGTTGCCGATGCGGATCGGCCGGCGGTTCGTCTGCTGGTCCATGATCGACCTCCGGGGCTTCGGGTTTGCACCGCCGTCATACCTGGTAAACGCCCGTCGTGATCGGCGAAGGGGCTCGGGTGCGCACGGCCAGGTCGAGGGCGAACGACAGCACCTCGCGAGTGCGCGCGGGGTCGATGATCGCGTCGACCCAGAGCCGCGCGGCGGCGTACCGGACGTCGGTCTCCCGATCGTACCGGGCGCGCAGCTCGGCGGCCATCCGGCTCTGCTCTTCGTCGTCGA contains:
- a CDS encoding AMP-binding protein: MTGTRLDSLPWVYDQTMGGVLRRAAETWPERDALVFPALGVRWSWSDLDARADRMASAWIAQGIEAGEHVGIWSMNVPEWVVSQFAAARAAAVLVNINPAYRLHELEEALRLADVSTMIVGSPFKGSDFVGMAQSLCPEAATADGPEWSSSRFPRLRRLISLGARPSPGWLSWSELENGPRATAADLAARQAPMRADDVFNIQFTSGTTGLPKGAMLTHRNVLMNAYYVGRRLLYTERDRVCVPVPFYHCFGCVLGTAVCTVAGAAMIVPAPAFEAGATLAAISGERCTSIYGVPTMFVAQLEHPDFAKHDLSSLRTGIMAGAPCPLPLMEKVTTVMGAREICIGYGQTEASPIITFTAVDDPIESRVGTVGKPLPGIEVKLVDPATGSDSPPGEPGELCARGHDVMAGYYKNPAATARAIDAEGWLHTGDLARLRDDGNYRIVGRSKELIIRGGENIYPPEVEEFLNTVPDVSEVVVAGLPDRKYGEIVAAWIVPSPGATITEADVRRFCHGRISHFKIPEIIRIVPHLPRTVTGKVQKYQLRDQAIRDLGLEDVTAVPTA
- a CDS encoding acyclic terpene utilization AtuA family protein; protein product: MDQQTNRRPIRIGNGAGFWGDSLDAPFHLARDGRLDVLTLEYLAELTLAILSHLRSKDPNAGYVTDFPPLLQRLAPILVEQADLKIVTNAGGLNTASCAAVCARIAAGNGLDDMPIGVVTGDDVLGRIASWRAEGVALDHMETGEPIERVADRLVCANVYLGARPIAEALEQGARIALTGRVADASLTVGPVVDRFGWKWDDWNRLAGASVAGHLIECGAQVTGGLWEGWDGMPDPAGIGYPIAEVAVDGSTVVTKVERTGGVVSRATVTEQIVYEIGDPSCYRTPDVDVDFTTVALDDQGPDRVLVRGALGRRPSEFLKLAAVYRDGWTASGMLAVVGRSAEAKARFAAGLAFERVRRAGFTLEHSLVECFGAGDVAPGVFRPEKPAEEVLMRVTVRDPSRAAVERFCRELAPLITSGPPGLAGYATGRPTVRPAFGYWPALVPRGLVDSQVEVRPSCDWVGREGDHVD
- a CDS encoding enoyl-CoA hydratase/isomerase family protein; translated protein: MSIESRFVRLGELAHTRSGDKGDGSNIGVVARDPAAFQWLRDRLTPEAVADHLCGLGVGRVQRFELPNLLAFNFVIEHALGGGASRSLRLDSQGKALGTALLELRLEDPKPDGAHQTAFEETCAMTHALVKTDVDGPVTILTLARPAKRNALSRDLISKLRDELDRIAKTPRIRSVVLTGEGKVFCSGMDLKEAAADDASTEAQQAGVDAMHAFADLIRRLHTLPQPVIAAVNGDALAGGAGLMTACDVAVAVAKARIGYPEVLRGLAPVVVMHDLTSLIGGRRARQLLLSGEPITAEVAHAWGLVNEITPDDGCLAAAVELGKRYARGAPGAQAMVKKLLVETDGKPADLRGAAAVSAAMRGSEEAREGMRAFLEKRPPRWVS